The following are from one region of the Corylus avellana chromosome ca1, CavTom2PMs-1.0 genome:
- the LOC132165451 gene encoding heavy metal-associated isoprenylated plant protein 39-like: MKKVILKVSLLEESKKRRGMKSVSGLQGVESISMDSKDQKLTVIGDIDPVDVVSKLRKLCHTEILSVGPAKEEKKKEEPKKEEPKKDDKKKDDELLKAYQAYFMAHGYYPAAQQHYFVRSVEEDPNACVIC, translated from the exons ATGAAG AAAGTGATCTTGAAGGTGTCCTTGCTTGAGGAAAGCAAGAAACGAAGGGGCATGAAGTCAGTCTCTGGTCTTCAAG gtGTTGAATCAATCTCCATGGACTCGAAGGACCAGAAATTGACCGTGATCGGTGACATCGATCCGGTTGATGTAGTCAGCAAGTTGAGGAAACTCTGCCACACGGAAATATTATCTGTTGGACCAGcaaaagaggagaagaagaaggaagagccTAAGAAAGAAGAGCCAAAGAAGGATGACAAAAAGAAGGATGATGAGCTTCTGAAGGCCTACCAAGCCTACTTCATGGCCCATGGCTACTACCCGGCGGCTCAACAACATTACTTTGTCAGAAGCGTAGAGGAGGATCCGAATGCTTGTGTTATTTGCTGA
- the LOC132163408 gene encoding DUF21 domain-containing protein At5g52790-like, protein MREDDVHCCKTEFWLFLCICFVLVSFAGIASGLALGLLSFSQVDLEVLIRAGQPHERKNAAKILSIVKNEHLLLCTLLVGKSLAMEALPIFLDAILPSWAAILMSVTLVLACAEIIPQAVCSRYGLSLGAKLSTFVRLLLLVFFPVSYPISKLLDWLLGKGHSALYRRAELKTLVDLHADKAGKGGELSHHETAIITGALDLTQKTAKDAMTPISETFSLDINSKLDMHTMGFIMSKGHSRIPVYSGSPKNIIGLILVKNLIFCRPEDATPIKFMTIRRIPRVYENWPLYDILNEFQKGHSHMAIVIKCKKDVKDTDHTAVGKHTMLDIIINPNSNQMQGERKGLYSPLDQKEHLSISANSSPLYPSDIDDHGSTPKNVMEQEKHLNSQHKKREEGSEKFLYENLELLPSNSDEEVVGIITMEDVMEELLQEDILDETDEYVDVHNKIRINLRSSRRSSSASPRRSSASHPCWRTPEPSPLSSYTHILRSPIAPYVQTPLVRPTLYASPGRSIPNSPARSAVRVHSSPSSHQVSRKLYKKLLHDGDFHKAPI, encoded by the exons ATGAGAGAAGACGACGTGCACTGTTGCAAGACTGagttttggttgtttttatgCATATGTTTTGTCCTTGTGTCATTTGCTGGTATAGCATCAGGCCTCGCTCTGGGACTACTGTCCTTCAGCCAAGTTGATCTTGAGGTCCTCATTAGGGCTGGTCAGCCCCATGAGCGGAAGAATGCAG CAAAGATCCTGTCAATTGTTAAGAATGAGCATTTACTTTTGTGCACCCTCCTTGTGGGAAAATCACTTGCGATGGAG GCACTGCCAATTTTCCTGGATGCAATACTCCCGTCTTGGGCTGCTATTCTTATGTCAGTCACCCTTGTACTTGCATGCGCAGAG ATCATCCCTCAAGCTGTCTGTTCCCGGTATGGACTAAGTCTTGGTGCAAAACTGTCCACCTTTGTTCGGCTGCTTCTGCTTGTCTTCTTCCCCGTATCATATCCAATTAGTAAG CTTTTGGATTGGCTTCTTGGTAAAGGGCATTCTGCACTTTATAGACGAGCAGAGCTAAAGACATTGGTTGATTTGCATGCGGATAAG GCAGGGAAAGGTGGAGAGTTATCACATCATGAAACTGCCATTATTACTGGTGCTTTAGACTTAACACAGAAGACGGCTAAAGATGCTATGACACCCATCTCTGAAACCTTTTCTCTGGACATAAATTCAAAACTTGACAT GCATACAATGGGTTTTATAATGAGCAAAGGTCACAGTCGTATACCTGTCTACTCCGGAAgcccaaaaaatattattggcctTATTCTG GTTAAGAATTTGATCTTCTGCCGTCCTGAAGATGCAACTCCAATTAAATTTATGACTATCAGAAGAATACCTCG GGTATACGAAAATTGGCCACTGTATGATATACTGAATGAGTTCCAGAAGGGTCACAGCCACATGGCTATTGTCATTAAGTGTAAGAAGGATGTTAAAGACACTGACCATACTGCAGTAGGGAAGCATACCATGCTGGATATTATTATCAATCCAAATTCAAATCAAATGCAAGGAGAGAGGAAAG GATTATATTCTCCACTTGACCAGAAAGAGCATCTGAGTATCTCCGCAAATTCATCCCCTTTGTACCCAAGTGATATAGATGATCATGGTTCAACACCAAAGAATGTAATGGAGCAAGAGAAACATTTgaattcacaacataaaaaacGGGAGGAAGGAAGTGAAaaatttttatatgaaaatttaGAACTGCTCCCAAGCAATTCGGATGAAGAGGTCGTTGGAATCATAACAATGGAAGATGTTATGGAGGAATTGTTACAG GAAGATATACTGGATGAAACTGATGAATATGTTGATGTCCACAACAA AATTAGAATCAACCTGCGATCTTCAAGAAGATCGTCATCTGCATCTCCCAGAAGATCTTCTGCTTCCCATCCTTGTTGGAGAACTCCAGAGCCATCTCCACTCTCTTCCTACACTCATATACTGCGCTCACCCATTGCTCCATATGTACAGACCCCGCTAGTAAGACCAACACTATATGCTTCCCCTGGAAGATCTATACCAAATTCTCCAGCCAGATCTGCAGTCCGTGTTCATAGCTCGCCATCCTCCCATCAA GTATCAAGAAAGTTATATAAGAAGCTATTACATGATGGTGATTTTCATAAAGCTCCAATATAG
- the LOC132189231 gene encoding protein FAR1-RELATED SEQUENCE 5-like: MTLDSFFPSTEVVNHSPDSYTEETNKNIDQNVVTDYMPKVGIEFGSEQEAYDFYNEYGRDCGFSIRKDWCNQRKVDGVVTSRQFVCCKQGFKVEWERDGQKTHERAETRTGCQAHMKIRLGKNNEKYYIHSFELNHNHALHVSQCAHMMPSQRKISQVHALEIDLAEDSGIKLKDSYELMGRQAGGRDVLGYTKQDQKNYLHSKRQRELKYGELGGLLKYFEKKKRENFSFYYALQLDAEEQITNIFWADAQMIIDYKLFGDVVSFDTTYRTNKEYRPLAMFVGFNHHREVVIFGAALLYDETIESFRWLFETFFESMSGKKPNTIFTDQDPAMAKAISLVMPNTYHRLCTWHLMQNALKHVGHLLRNENGFKSDLHACFKVWEDKDELLIAWDAMLHKYNVRENSWLQRLFEVKEKWAKAYVKMSFSAGINSTQLSESLNSGLKNYLQSDYDIVKFFTHFERLLNNKRYKELLAEYNLRQKLPKIKMSSPMLVEAAKIYTSRPFLKFQKQYEEFQGAYVKEHVERNSSHEYIVSFYDKPQDRRVIWNSLENNVSCSCRNFERCGILCGHALKILDVMNIKVLPEKYILKRWTKNARNEIVQDFNGHEIIIDTNLEVTNRYRSLCPMYVKLISRAAECEEAYNIALENYAELSKKIEDVMRKKFDPSQVENSEENPLDEMAITSAKGIKKMQGCKGRRRIKSCTEVAKKKKKSINNLPPQANQYIHRQRDWKHKKGHRRLRAAGVDKHREAEDFIDFGFFYP, from the exons ATGACCTTGGACTCTTTCTTTCCAAGTACAGAGGTAGTCAATCACTCTCCTGACAG TTACACGGAAGAGACGAACAAGAACATTGATCAAAATGTGGTTACAGATTATATGCCAAAGGTAGGCATTGAGTTTGGTTCAGAACAAGAGGCATACGACTTTTATAATGAGTATGGACGAGATTGTGGATTTAGTATTCGTAAAGATTGGTGTAATCAAAGAAAGGTAGACGGTGTGGTGACTTCAAGACAATTTGTATGCTGTAAACAAGGATTTAAAGTTGAATGGGAGAGAGATGGTCAAAAAACACATGAGCGAGCTGAAACAAGGACAGGTTGCCAAGCACATATGAAAATTCGACTTGGtaagaataatgaaaaatattatatacatagTTTTGAACTCAATCATAATCATGCTCTTCATGTTTCACAATGTGCTCACATGATGCCATCACAAAGGAAGATCTCACAAGTACACGCATTGGAAATCGATTTGGCTGAAGATAGTGGtataaaattgaaagattcGTATGAGCTTATGGGTAGGCAAGCCGGTGGAAGAGATGTTCTTGGTTACACCAAGCAAGATCAAAAGAATTACCTTCACAGTAAACGACAACGAGAGTTGAAATATGGCGAGTTAGGAGGTTTACTTAAAtactttgaaaagaaaaagcgAGAGAATTTCTCATTTTATTATGCATTACAATTGGATGCAGAAGAACagataacaaatattttttgggCAGATGCGCAAATGATTATTGATTATAAGTTATTTGGTGATGTAGTTTCTTTTGATACGACATATAGAACTAATAAGGAGTATCGACCGCTTGCAATGTTTGTTGGGTTTAATCATCATAGAGAGGTTGTGATATTTGGGGCTGCACTTCTGTACGATGAAACTATAGAGTCCTTCCGATGGTTGTTTGAAACTTTTTTTGAGTCAATGTCGGGGAAAAAGCCAAATACAATCTTTACCGATCAAGATCCTGCAATGGCAAAAGCTATATCATTGGTGATGCCTAATACTTACCATCGATTGTGTACGTGGCATTTAATGCAAAATGCTTTGAAACATGTTGGTCATTTGTTAAGAAATGAGAATGGGTTTAAAAGTGATCTCCATGCatgttttaaagtttgggaAGATAAAGATGAGTTGCTCATTGCTTGGGATGCTATGCTTCATAAGTACAATGTACGTGAAAATTCTTGGCTACAACGTTTATTTGAAGTGAAAGAGAAATGGGCTAAAGCATATGTCAAGATGTCTTTTTCTGCAGGAATAAATTCTACACAATTAAGTGAAAGTTTGAACTCTGGGTTGAAGAATTATTTACAGTCAGATTATGATATTGTAAAGTTCTTCACACATTTTGAAAGATTACTTAATAATAAGCGTTACAAGGAATTGTTGGCGGAGTATAACTTAAGACAGAAGTTACCAAAAATTAAGATGTCATCACCTATGTTGGTAGAAGCAGCAAAGATTTATACTTCTCGACCatttttgaagtttcaaaagCAATATGAAGAGTTCCAAGGAGCTTATGTTAAGGAGCATGTGGAAAGAAACTCATCTCATGAATATATAGTGTCATTTTATGATAAGCCTCAGGATCGTAGAGTCATTTGGAATTCTTTAGAAAACAATGTTTCATGTAGCTGTAGAAACTTTGAGAGATGTGGAATTTTGTGTGGTCATGCTTTAAAAATTCTTGATGTTATGAATATCAAGGTACTTCCAGAGAAGTACATCCTTAAGAGGTGGACCAAAAATGCAAGGAATGAGATCGTGCAAGACTTCAATGgacatgaaataataatagaCACTAATTTAGAAGTCACAAATCGATATAGGTCTTTGTGCCCCATGTATGTCAAGCTTATCAGTCGAGCAGCTGAATGTGAAGAAGCATACAATATAGCATTGGAAAACTATGCTGAGTTAAGCAAAAAGATTGAAGATGTAATGAGAAAGAAGTTTGATCCTAGCCAAGTTGAAAATTCGGAAGAAAATCCATTAGATGAGATGGCAATCACAAGTGCTAAAGGCATAAAAAAGATGCAAGGTTGCAAGGGAAGACGTCGAATTAAAAGTTGTACTGAAGTagctaaaaaaaagaagaaaagtatcaACAATCTTCCCCCACAAGCAAATCAGTATATACAT CGACAACGGGATTGGAAGCATAAGAAAGGTCACCGTCGTTTAAGGGCTGCCGGCGTCGACAAGCATCGAGAGGCTGAAGATTTCAtcgattttgggtttttctaccCATAG
- the LOC132189312 gene encoding DUF21 domain-containing protein At5g52790-like has protein sequence MAANDVPCCEPMFWVYLVICVVLVSFAGLMSGLTLGLMSLSLVDLEVIAKAGQPQDRKNAEKILPIVKNHHLLLCTLLISNAMAMEALPIFVDALLPAWASILISVTLILAFGEIIPQSVCSRYGLSVGAKLSFLVRLLVLVFFPIAYPISKLLDWLLGKGHSALLGRTELKTLVDMHGIKAGKGGELTHDETTIITGALDMTQKTAKDAMTPISEIFSLHMESKLDEQTMGLILSKGHSRVPIYSGSPTNILGLILVKNLIKVRPEDETPIKDLVIRRIPRVHGCLPLYDLLNEFQKGHSHMAVVIKGVRESSLEKEAESSIIKLNVNLNSRQSSHALRKGTDHQFSGSEIQNPTLDNVKHIDNLSPQPKKKREREDESISIEDLESLPNLDEEVIGIITLEDVMEELLQEEILDETDVDDHKRIKINYLSPSKISPSRYPAATSGSHFQRQTSVASPLSSYHHTPMSSYNHSPILRSPISAYLQSPRMIRPSLSPSPEKSMPNYPTIYAGGARYSPSLHKVSRTLYEKLWQPGDP, from the exons ATGGCTGCAAATGATGTTCCATGTTGCGAGCCCATGTTCTGGGTGTATCTAGTCATATGCGTGGTTCTTGTGTCTTTCGCCGGCCTCATGTCAGGCCTTACCCTAGGGCTCATGTCCCTTAGCCTCGTTGATCTTGAGGTCATTGCCAAGGCTGGCCAGCCCCAAGACAGGAAGAACGCAG AAAAAATTCTCCCAATCGTCAAGAACCATCACTTACTCCTATGTACCCTACTCATAAGCAATGCCATGGCAATGGAG GCCCTTCCCATTTTCGTCGATGCACTTCTTCCAGCTTGGGCCTCTATATTGATATCAGTCACCCTCATACTTGCATTTGGAGAG ATAATCCCTCAATCGGTGTGTTCAAGGTATGGGCTAAGTGTTGGTGCAAAACTCTCTTTCCTAGTTCGGTTGCTTGTCTTGGTCTTCTTTCCTATAGCTTACCCCATTAGTAAG CTGTTGGATTGGCTTCTCGGTAAAGGGCATTCTGCACTTCTAGGACGGACTGAGCTTAAAACATTGGTGGATATGCATGGAATTAAG GCAGGAAAAGGTGGAGAGTTAACACATGATGAAACTACCATAATTACTGGAGCATTAGATATGACACAGAAAACTGCCAAAGATGCCATGACGCCCATATCTGAAATATTTTCGCTTCACATGGAATCGAAACTTGATGA GCAAACAATGGGGCTAATATTGAGCAAAGGACATAGTCGTGTGCCCATCTACTCTGGAAGCCCCACAAATATCCTTGGCCTTATTTTG GTAAAAAATTTGATCAAGGTCCGCCCCGAAGATGAAACACCCATCAAAGATCTTGTTATCAGGAGAATTCCTAG GGTGCATGGTTGTTTGCCTCTCTACGATTTACTGAATGAATTCCAGAAGGGTCACAGTCACATGGCTGTTGTTATAAAGGGAGTTAGGGAGAGTAGTCTAGAGAAGGAAGCCGAGTCTAGCATAATCAAGttaaatgttaatttaaatTCAAGACAAAGCAGCCATGCACTGAGAAAAg GAACCGATCACCAGTTTAGTGGCAGCGAAATTCAAAATCCAACATTAGATAATGTCAAGCACATCGATAATTTAAGCCCACAaccaaagaagaaaagggaGCGAGAAGATGAAAGCATTTCAATTGAAGATTTGGAATCTCTTCCAAATTTAGATGAAGAGGTCATTGGTATCATAACCCTGGAGGATGTTATGGAGGAGCTATTGCag GAGGAAATTCTGGATGAGACAGATGTTGACGATCATAAAAG aattaaaatcaattatttGTCACCTTCAAAAATATCACCATCAAGATATCCAGCAGCAACATCGGGTTCTCATTTTCAACGGCAAACTTCTGTGGCATCCCCACTTTCTTCCTATCACCATACTCCAATGTCTTCATATAACCATTCTCCAATACTGCGTTCACCGATTTCAGCATATCTTCAATCTCCACGCATGATTAGACCAAGTCTATCTCCTTCCCCTGAAAAATCCATGCCAAATTACCCAACAATATATGCCGGCGGCGCACGCTACTCGCCATCCTTGCATAAG GTTTCGAGGACATTATATGAAAAGCTGTGGCAGCCTGGCGATCCATAG
- the LOC132167003 gene encoding uncharacterized protein PAM68-like, protein MKTLITCSSQPPLYLSKPSPWKPRSPNLHPTTMLNLKRPTSKLKPHASGPKGFTGTAPATIEGSDTSKNSNKTNNNDDEEVPQAVFNRIIVRILAFVLVPMGLGLAFLHIFGVIKEQHLWDVPLWLPLLTTFLTFGASTFGIAYGALSTSWDEEKKGSILGLEEARENWVEMWKQEDI, encoded by the coding sequence ATGAAAACCCTGATAACTTGTTCATCACAACCACCTCTCTACCTTTCAAAGCCTTCTCCATGGAAGCCCAGAAGCCCAAACCTCCACCCGACAACCATGCTAAACCTAAAACGTCCCACAAGCAAACTCAAACCACATGCCAGTGGCCCCAAAGGTTTTACAGGCACTGCACCTGCCACCATAGAAGGAAGTGACACTAGCAAAAACTCCAACAAAACCAATAACAATGACGATGAAGAAGTTCCACAAGCCGTGTTTAACAGAATTATAGTGAGAATCTTGGCTTTTGTGTTGGTGCCTATGGGCCTTGGCTTAGCATTTTTGCACATTTTTGGTGTGATTAAGGAGCAACATCTGTGGGATGTGCCACTATGGCTCCCTTTGCTGACAACTTTTCTGACTTTCGGGGCATCAACGTTTGGCATTGCCTATGGAGCACTGTCTACAAGTTGGGACGAAGAGAAGAAAGGTTCAATTCTTGGATTGGAAGAGGCTCGAGAGAATTGGGTTGAGATGTGGAAGCAGGAGGATATATGA